CGCGAGGTGGGTGTCGGAAAGGTCCATCCGGAAATTGTCAAGATGTTGGGCCGGCTAAAGTACCGTACCAGTTACGGCCAGAATGTGCTCCAGCACTCCAAAGAAGTGGCCTTCCTGACCGGTGCCATGGCGGCTGAACTTGGGTTCGATGTGCGGCTTGCAAAACGGGCCGGTTTGTTCCACGACATCGGAAAGGCCATCAGCCAGAATTCCGAAAGTACGCACACACAAATTGGTGTGGAACTGGCCAAGAAATACCGGGAGCATCCCGTCGTCATTAATGCGATTGCTTCGCACCACGAGGATGAGGAGCCCACACATCCCATTTCCATTCTGGTTTCAGCAGCCGATTCCATTTCGGGGTCGCGGCCCGGTGCCCGCCGTGAAACCCTGGAGGGCTATGTCAGGAGGATTGATCGTCTGGAAAAACTGGCCGATTCGTTCGAAGGTGTAGCAAAGGCCTACGCCATTTCGGCGGGACGCGAGGTTCGCGTCATTGTAGAGCCGGAAGATATTTCGGATGAGGAGGCTTTCGTTTTGGCGTCGGACATTGCCCACAAAATTCAATCCGATATGGAATATCCCGGTCACATTAAAGTAACCGTGATCCGAGAAACGCGAGCGATTCAATATATTTAAAATAGTGTAAAAAGAAGAAGGTGACAGAAAATGTCACCTTTTTCGTATTCATAAAGAAGGAGAATCTTATGGATCAAATGACATTAGAAGACATTCAACAACTCCCCAAAGCGGAATTGCACGTTCATTTGGATGGCTCGATCCGCCCGGAAACGTTGTTGGACCTGGCCAAAAAACAAAAAATCGATTTACCCTTTTCAGATGTTCCCTCCCTGCGAAAATATTTGCAGGTGGGAAAAGTGGTTACCGATTTGGAAGCCTACATCAAACGGTTTGATATTACTCTCAGCGTCATGCAAACGGAGGCTGCTCTTTTCAGAACGGCATTTGAGTTGGCAGAAGATGCGGCCCGGGAAAACATCCGGTTGCTGGAGATGCGGTTTTCTCCCATTCTTCACACCAGAAAAGGCTTAAATTTGGAAACCATCATGGATGCCACCATCGAAGGGTTGCGGGCGGCAGAGAATAAATACAACATCCGTACGGGTGTTATTGTGTGCGGGATTCGCCACATGGAACCGGAAACCTCCCTGCAGTTGGCGGAGTTAACAGTGGCGTACAAGAACCGCGGGGCCATTGGTTTCGATCTGG
This Calditrichota bacterium DNA region includes the following protein-coding sequences:
- the add gene encoding adenosine deaminase, whose amino-acid sequence is MDQMTLEDIQQLPKAELHVHLDGSIRPETLLDLAKKQKIDLPFSDVPSLRKYLQVGKVVTDLEAYIKRFDITLSVMQTEAALFRTAFELAEDAARENIRLLEMRFSPILHTRKGLNLETIMDATIEGLRAAENKYNIRTGVIVCGIRHMEPETSLQLAELTVAYKNRGAIGFDLAGAEYNYPAKHHVEAFYTIRNNNINCTVHAGEAYGPKSVHQAIHYLGAHRIGHGTHLIEDMDLMDYVNDHRIALEICLSSNLHTGSIQSLHNHPLRRFLDYGLRVTLNTDNRLFSDTTVSEEIDLAQRTFNLTEEEIKKIVMFGFKSAFMHYRERKKLLLKIADELHTSCL